One Paenibacillus sp. FSL H7-0737 DNA segment encodes these proteins:
- the minD gene encoding septum site-determining protein MinD, which produces MGEAIVVTSGKGGVGKTTTTANIGTALALQGKKVCLVDTDIGLRNLDVVMGLENRIIYDLVDVAEGRCRLNQALVKDKRFDELYMLPAAQTKDKTSVTPEQVKDIILELKKEYEYILIDCPAGIEHGFRNAIAGADKAIVVTTPEHAAVRDADRIIGLLEQSHVESPKLVVNRIRPGLVKSGDMLDIEDILQVLNIDLIGIVPDDELVIKAANSGEPTVMNPDSSAAIAYRNIARRILGDAVPLMQLDRKPGAFKKFKKFFGMA; this is translated from the coding sequence ATGGGAGAAGCGATAGTCGTAACCTCGGGCAAAGGCGGAGTTGGCAAAACAACCACAACAGCCAATATTGGAACCGCACTTGCACTGCAGGGTAAAAAAGTATGTCTCGTCGATACCGACATTGGACTGCGTAATCTGGATGTAGTAATGGGGCTTGAGAATCGTATTATTTATGATCTTGTGGATGTAGCGGAGGGTCGTTGTCGCCTAAATCAAGCACTCGTTAAAGACAAACGCTTTGATGAGTTGTATATGTTGCCCGCAGCTCAAACGAAGGATAAAACGTCCGTCACTCCTGAACAAGTAAAAGATATTATTCTCGAACTGAAGAAGGAATATGAATATATTTTGATTGATTGTCCAGCAGGGATTGAACATGGCTTCCGCAATGCGATTGCCGGTGCGGATAAAGCGATCGTGGTTACCACACCAGAGCATGCTGCTGTGCGGGATGCGGATCGTATTATCGGACTGCTTGAGCAGTCACATGTGGAATCGCCAAAGCTGGTGGTAAATCGTATTCGCCCAGGTCTTGTGAAGTCTGGGGATATGCTTGATATTGAGGATATTTTACAGGTGTTGAATATTGATCTTATCGGAATTGTTCCGGATGATGAACTGGTCATTAAGGCCGCAAATAGTGGAGAGCCTACAGTTATGAATCCCGATTCGTCAGCAGCTATTGCCTACCGCAATATTGCTCGTAGAATTTTAGGTGATGCTGTGCCGCTAATGCAGCTTGATCGGAAACCGGGAGCATTTAAGAAGTTCAAGAAATTTTTCGGTATGGCTTAA